In Musa acuminata AAA Group cultivar baxijiao chromosome BXJ2-10, Cavendish_Baxijiao_AAA, whole genome shotgun sequence, a genomic segment contains:
- the LOC103969757 gene encoding sialyltransferase-like protein 1 produces MVRRTATSLAPMLRFCLRTVLRATVMRSFIRVPFVLLLVVTAFSWRSVFRRGVTQAPLVDEDASLFDVEDASLLDAEALNATLYNLTDAEAGGVELQQEVLDLMGGRLESVYAAGGQSHIISIWRSMRYAGSRPGLLAQLRFPARPEHPDRGRLFQEFRWRLSDWLLDSRGLQPEVMSELIERIKRPIDRHYGYPHTGRPYATCAVVGNSGILLKSVHGRLIDGHDLVIRLNNARTAGYQQHVGSKTTISFINSSILHSCAMRLGCYCNPYGRFVPIVVYICQPAHFLDYLICNSTHKSPLLVTDGGFDTLCTRIVKYYSLKRFVEDTGKHPMLWGKFHDEKLFHYSSGMQAVMLGLGICKRVNVFGFGKSVEANHHYHTNQTAELNVLDYAAECDFYRDLVERPQAIPYLRITKIKVPPVVFYH; encoded by the coding sequence ATGGTGCGGAGGACGGCGACCTCTTTAGCTCCGATGCTGAGATTTTGCCTCCGAACAGTCTTGAGGGCTACAGTGATGAGGAGCTTCATTCGCGTCCCTTTCGTCCTCCTCCTCGTGGTAACCGCATTCAGCTGGCGCTCGGTGTTTCGCCGCGGCGTCACGCAGGCGCCCTTAGTCGACGAGGACGCGTCCCTGTTCGACGTCGAGGACGCGTCCCTGCTTGACGCCGAGGCCCTCAACGCGACCCTCTACAACCTCACCGACGCTGAGGCCGGCGGGGTGGAGCTGCAGCAGGAAGTGCTGGACCTTATGGGCGGGAGACTAGAATCCGTCTACGCCGCCGGCGGGCAGTCCCACATTATCTCCATCTGGCGGAGCATGAGATACGCAGGGAGTCGGCCGGGGCTTTTGGCCCAACTCCGGTTCCCCGCTAGGCCGGAGCACCCCGATCGCGGCCGGCTGTTCCAGGAGTTCCGCTGGCGGCTCAGCGATTGGTTACTCGACAGTCGCGGACTCCAGCCAGAGGTCATGTCGGAGCTCATAGAGCGCATCAAGCGCCCCATCGATCGGCACTACGGGTACCCGCACACCGGCCGGCCATACGCCACCTGCGCCGTGGTCGGCAACAGTGGCATCCTCCTCAAGTCAGTACACGGCCGCCTCATCGATGGCCACGACCTCGTCATCCGCCTCAACAACGCCCGCACCGCGGGCTACCAGCAGCACGTCGGCTCCAAGACCACCATCTCCTTCATCAACAGCAGCATCCTCCACTCCTGCGCCATGCGCCTGGGCTGCTACTGCAACCCGTACGGCCGCTTCGTCCCCATCGTCGTCTACATTTGCCAGCCAGCCCATTTCCTCGACTACCTCATCTGCAATTCCACCCACAAGTCCCCGCTGCTCGTCACCGACGGCGGGTTCGACACCCTCTGCACCCGCATCGTCAAGTACTACTCGTTGAAGAGATTCGTCGAGGACACCGGAAAGCACCCCATGTTGTGGGGCAAGTTCCACGACGAGAAGCTGTTCCATTACTCGTCAGGGATGCAGGCCGTCATGCTCGGGTTGGGCATCTGCAAGAGGGTGAACGTCTTCGGATTCGGCAAGTCGGTGGAGGCGAACCACCACTACCACACCAACCAAACGGCGGAGCTGAACGTGCTCGATTACGCGGCGGAGTGCGATTTCTACCGCGATCTGGTCGAGCGGCCGCAGGCGATACCGTACCTGAGAATCACCAAAATTAAGGTCCCTCCTGTTGTTTTCTACCACTGA
- the LOC135624161 gene encoding protein SELF-PRUNING-like isoform X2: MSRPVEPLVVGRVIGEVLDSFRPSVRILVTYSSNKLVFNGHEFYPSTVTSRPRVEVQGGDMRSFFTLVMTDPDVPGPSDPYLREHLHWIVTDIPGTTDASFGREVVSYESPRPNIGIHRFVFVLFKQKRRQAVSPPASRDRFSTRRFAEENGLDLPVAAVYFNSQRETAARRR, from the exons ATGTCCAGGCCAGTGGAACCCCTAGTTGTTGGGAGGGTGATTGGAGAGGTTCTGGACTCTTTCAGACCCAGTGTGAGGATCTTGGTCACCTACAGCTCCAACAAGCTGGTCTTCAATGGCCATGAGTTCTACCCTTCTACAGTCACATCAAGGCCCAGAGTCGAGGTGCAGGGTGGTGACATGAGGTCCTTCTTCACACTG GTTATGACAGATCCAGACGTCCCAGGGCCAAGCGATCCATATCTCAGGGAGCACCTGCATTG GATTGTGACCGACATTCCAGGCACAACAGATGCTTCTTTTG GAAGGGAGGTGGTGAGCTACGAGAGCCCCCGGCCGAACATTGGCATCCACAGGTTCGTCTTCGTGCTCTTCAAGCAGAAGCGACGGCAAGCCGTCAGCCCGCCGGCCTCGAGGGACCGCTTCAGCACGCGCCGTTTCGCCGAGGAGAACGGCCTCGACCTCCCCGTCGCCGCCGTCTACTTCAATTCTCAGCGGGAGACCGCTGCCAGGCGGCGATAG
- the LOC135624161 gene encoding protein SELF-PRUNING-like isoform X1 → MSRPVEPLVVGRVIGEVLDSFRPSVRILVTYSSNKLVFNGHEFYPSTVTSRPRVEVQGGDMRSFFTLVCFQTLVSRRDTPSIYLHSPCAVELFQVMTDPDVPGPSDPYLREHLHWIVTDIPGTTDASFGREVVSYESPRPNIGIHRFVFVLFKQKRRQAVSPPASRDRFSTRRFAEENGLDLPVAAVYFNSQRETAARRR, encoded by the exons ATGTCCAGGCCAGTGGAACCCCTAGTTGTTGGGAGGGTGATTGGAGAGGTTCTGGACTCTTTCAGACCCAGTGTGAGGATCTTGGTCACCTACAGCTCCAACAAGCTGGTCTTCAATGGCCATGAGTTCTACCCTTCTACAGTCACATCAAGGCCCAGAGTCGAGGTGCAGGGTGGTGACATGAGGTCCTTCTTCACACTGGTATGCTTCCAAACCCTAGTCTCGAGGAGAGACACACCGAGCATCTATCTACACTCACCTTGTGCTGTGGAATTGTTTCAGGTTATGACAGATCCAGACGTCCCAGGGCCAAGCGATCCATATCTCAGGGAGCACCTGCATTG GATTGTGACCGACATTCCAGGCACAACAGATGCTTCTTTTG GAAGGGAGGTGGTGAGCTACGAGAGCCCCCGGCCGAACATTGGCATCCACAGGTTCGTCTTCGTGCTCTTCAAGCAGAAGCGACGGCAAGCCGTCAGCCCGCCGGCCTCGAGGGACCGCTTCAGCACGCGCCGTTTCGCCGAGGAGAACGGCCTCGACCTCCCCGTCGCCGCCGTCTACTTCAATTCTCAGCGGGAGACCGCTGCCAGGCGGCGATAG